From one Salmo salar chromosome ssa09, Ssal_v3.1, whole genome shotgun sequence genomic stretch:
- the LOC106612636 gene encoding SID1 transmembrane family member 2 isoform X1 has product MVLRSCCKFGPVLVWFRLGYVVLLWLCVTHLRCARAETKTVVQKDAEFDVTYNDTVTSDNQTIYAFNHTVSRNKTEGVRVTVNILSEGAESSPILFVVRQKQAVLSFQVPLILRGLYQRKYPYAHVGRTLCQPPTRSLTETQYFFVDVSTLSSLGTHYQLRISRVDSFTLHTDKKFSFTASPSQPQYFKYVFPDGVDTVIVKVNSEMTFPCSVMSIQDIQCPVYDLDNNVAFIGMYQTMTKTAAITVQRKDFPSNSFYVVVVVKTEDEACGGPLRFYPLRPDELIDAGNRSKILDVVVSPAISSDVYVMGMLFCLGIFLSFYLLTFLVACVENKRMHRRREGLLNPADMSPAETASLLGKPGVTPVSPYEYGSFVDNASTLSSEAITDSIASDANYGYMGQETLKRRPFLTAIHHVAIRIERSLESVAGRSRQESLSSIEEDDYDTLADIDSDKNIVRTKKYLCVSDLARKDKRVLSKKYQIYFWNIATIGVFYALPVIQLVITYQTVVNVTGNQDICYYNFLCAHPLGNLSAFNNILSNLGYVMLGLLFLLIVLQRDIIHSRALDRNDLNALECGIPKHFGLFYAMGTALMMEGLLSACYHVCPNYTNFQFDTSFMYMIAGLCVLKLYQKRHPDINASAYTAYACLAAVIFFSVLGVVFGKGNMVFWIVFSVLHILATMLLSTQLYYMGRWRLDSGILRRIVYVIYTDCIRQCSGPMYIDRMVLLVMGNIVNWSLAAYGLLKTPNDFASYLLAIAICNLLLYFAFYIIMKLRSGERIQCMAMVCILFTAVVWGFALFFFFQGLSTWQKTPAESREHNRDCIVLSFFDDHDIWHFLSSIAMFGSFLVLLTMDDDLDNVQRDKIFVF; this is encoded by the exons ACGGAGGGTGTCCGTGTGACTGTGAACATACTGTCGGAGGGGGCAGAGAGCAGTCCCATCCTGTTTGTGGTCAGACAGAAGCAGGCTGTGCTGTCCTTCCAGGTCCCCCTCATACTGCGTGGACT GTACCAGAGGAAGTACCCCTATGCCCATGTGGGCCGAACGCTGTGCCAGCCCCCCACCCGCTCCCTCACCGAGACCCAGTACTTCTTTGTGGACGTGTCCACCCTGTCCAGCTTGGGCACCCACTACCAGCTGAGGATCAGCCGCGTGGACAGCTTCACCCTGCA TACAGACAAGAAGTTCAGCTTCACTGCTTCACCATCCCAACCCCAG TACTTCAAATATGTGTTCCCTGATGGAGTGGACACGGTCATCGTAAAGGTCAACTCTGAGATGACCTTCCCGTGCTCTGTCATGTCCATCCAGGACATCCAG TGCCCAGTGTATGACTTGGATAACAACGTGGCCTTCATTGGAATGTATCAAACCATGACCAAGACAGCTGCCATCACTGTCCag AGGAAGGACTTCCCTAGTAACAGTTtctatgtggtggtggtggtgaagacGGAGGACGAGGCATGTGGGGGTCCCCTGCGCTTCTACCCCCTCCGCCCAGATGAGCTCATCGATGCCGGCAACCGCAGTAAAATTCTGGACGTGGTCGTCTCGCCCGCTATCAGCT cGGATGTATACGTGATGGGCATGCTATTCTGCCTGGGCATCTTCCTCTCCTTCTACCTGCTCACCTTCCTGGTGGCCTGTGTGGAGAACAAGAG GATgcacaggaggagggaggggcttCTGAACCCAGCAGACATGTCGCCCGCGGAGACAG CCTCTCTACTGG GAAAGCCAGGTGTGACTCCAGTCTCCCCCTATGAATACGGCTCctttg TGGACAACGCCAGCACATTGAGCTCCGAGGCCATCACAGACAGCATAGCATCAGATGCCAACTACGGATACATGG GACAGGAGACTTTGAAACGCAGACCATTCCTAACTGCCATCCACCACGTAGCCATCCGCATTG agcgTTCGTTGGAGAGCGTAGCAGGTCGTAGTCGACAGGAGTCTCTGAGCTCTATAGAGGAGGATGACTATGACACGTTGGCCGACATCGACTCGGACAAGAACATCGTCCGCACCAAG AAGTACCTGTGTGTGTCAGACCTCGCTCGCAAAGACAAGAGGGTTCTGAGTAAAAAGTACCAGATCTACTTCTG gAATATTGCCACCATAGGTGTGTTCTACGCCCTCCCTGTCATCCAACTGGTCATCACTTATCAAACG GTTGTCAACGTGACAGGAAATCAGGACATCTGCTACTACAACTTCCTGTGTGCACACCCCCTGGGGaatctgag TGCCTTCAACAACATACTGAGTAACCTTGGTTACGTGATGCTGGGCCTCCTCTTCCTGCTCATCGTGCTGCAGAGAGACATCATCCACAGCAGAGCGCTGGACCGCAACGACCTCAACGCACTG GAGTGTGGCATCCCTAAGCACTTTGGGTTGTTCTACGCCATGGGCACAGCTCTGATGATGGAGGGGCTGCTGAGTGCCTGCTACCACGTCTGCCCCAACTACACCAACTTCCAGTTCG aCACCTCCTTCATGTATATGATTGCTGGGCTGTGTGTGTTAAAGCTGTACCAGAAGAGACACCCAGATATCAATGCCAGCGCTTACACTGCCTACGCCTGTCTGGCTGCTGTCATCTTCTTCTCTGTGCTAGGAGTG GTGTTCGGGAAGGGCAACATGGTGTTCTGGATCGTCTTCTCTGTCCTCCACATCCTGGCCACCATGCTGCTCAGCACCCAGCTCTACTACATGGGTCGCTGGAGACTGG ATTCTGGCATCCTGCGCAGGATTGTGTATGTGATCTACACTGACTGTATCCGCCAGTGCAGTGGCCCCATGTATATT GACCGAATGGTTCTGCTGGTGATGGGAAACATAGTGAACTGGTCTCT GGCTGCCTATGGGCTACTAAAGACACCCAATGACTTTGCCTCTTACCTGCTGGCCATCGCCATCTGCAACTTGCTACTCTACTTTGCCTTCTACATCAtcatgaag ctCCGCAGCGGTGAGAGGATCCAGTGCATGGCCATGGTGTGTATCCTCTTCACGGCCGTGGTGTGGGGCTtcgctctcttcttcttcttccaggGCCTCAGTACCTGGCAG AAAACCCCCGCCGAGTCCCGGGAACACAACCGTGATTGCATCGTGCTCTCCTTCTTCGACGACCACGACATCTGGCACTTCCTGTCTTCCATTGCCATGTTTGGTTCCTTcctg GTTCTCCTCACCATGGACGATGACTTGGACAACGTCCAGAGAGACAAGATTTTCGTCTTCTGA
- the LOC106612636 gene encoding SID1 transmembrane family member 2 isoform X3 produces the protein MVLRSCCKFGPVLVWFRLGYVVLLWLCVTHLRCARAETKTVVQKDAEFDVTYNDTVTSDNQTIYAFNHTVSRNKTEGVRVTVNILSEGAESSPILFVVRQKQAVLSFQVPLILRGLYQRKYPYAHVGRTLCQPPTRSLTETQYFFVDVSTLSSLGTHYQLRISRVDSFTLHTDKKFSFTASPSQPQYFKYVFPDGVDTVIVKVNSEMTFPCSVMSIQDIQCPVYDLDNNVAFIGMYQTMTKTAAITVQRKDFPSNSFYVVVVVKTEDEACGGPLRFYPLRPDELIDAGNRSKILDVVVSPAISSDVYVMGMLFCLGIFLSFYLLTFLVACVENKRSVDRPTVVYRKPGVTPVSPYEYGSFVDNASTLSSEAITDSIASDANYGYMGQETLKRRPFLTAIHHVAIRIERSLESVAGRSRQESLSSIEEDDYDTLADIDSDKNIVRTKKYLCVSDLARKDKRVLSKKYQIYFWNIATIGVFYALPVIQLVITYQTVVNVTGNQDICYYNFLCAHPLGNLSAFNNILSNLGYVMLGLLFLLIVLQRDIIHSRALDRNDLNALECGIPKHFGLFYAMGTALMMEGLLSACYHVCPNYTNFQFDTSFMYMIAGLCVLKLYQKRHPDINASAYTAYACLAAVIFFSVLGVVFGKGNMVFWIVFSVLHILATMLLSTQLYYMGRWRLDSGILRRIVYVIYTDCIRQCSGPMYIDRMVLLVMGNIVNWSLAAYGLLKTPNDFASYLLAIAICNLLLYFAFYIIMKLRSGERIQCMAMVCILFTAVVWGFALFFFFQGLSTWQKTPAESREHNRDCIVLSFFDDHDIWHFLSSIAMFGSFLVLLTMDDDLDNVQRDKIFVF, from the exons ACGGAGGGTGTCCGTGTGACTGTGAACATACTGTCGGAGGGGGCAGAGAGCAGTCCCATCCTGTTTGTGGTCAGACAGAAGCAGGCTGTGCTGTCCTTCCAGGTCCCCCTCATACTGCGTGGACT GTACCAGAGGAAGTACCCCTATGCCCATGTGGGCCGAACGCTGTGCCAGCCCCCCACCCGCTCCCTCACCGAGACCCAGTACTTCTTTGTGGACGTGTCCACCCTGTCCAGCTTGGGCACCCACTACCAGCTGAGGATCAGCCGCGTGGACAGCTTCACCCTGCA TACAGACAAGAAGTTCAGCTTCACTGCTTCACCATCCCAACCCCAG TACTTCAAATATGTGTTCCCTGATGGAGTGGACACGGTCATCGTAAAGGTCAACTCTGAGATGACCTTCCCGTGCTCTGTCATGTCCATCCAGGACATCCAG TGCCCAGTGTATGACTTGGATAACAACGTGGCCTTCATTGGAATGTATCAAACCATGACCAAGACAGCTGCCATCACTGTCCag AGGAAGGACTTCCCTAGTAACAGTTtctatgtggtggtggtggtgaagacGGAGGACGAGGCATGTGGGGGTCCCCTGCGCTTCTACCCCCTCCGCCCAGATGAGCTCATCGATGCCGGCAACCGCAGTAAAATTCTGGACGTGGTCGTCTCGCCCGCTATCAGCT cGGATGTATACGTGATGGGCATGCTATTCTGCCTGGGCATCTTCCTCTCCTTCTACCTGCTCACCTTCCTGGTGGCCTGTGTGGAGAACAAGAGGTCTGTCGATCGCCCTACTGTCGTATACA GAAAGCCAGGTGTGACTCCAGTCTCCCCCTATGAATACGGCTCctttg TGGACAACGCCAGCACATTGAGCTCCGAGGCCATCACAGACAGCATAGCATCAGATGCCAACTACGGATACATGG GACAGGAGACTTTGAAACGCAGACCATTCCTAACTGCCATCCACCACGTAGCCATCCGCATTG agcgTTCGTTGGAGAGCGTAGCAGGTCGTAGTCGACAGGAGTCTCTGAGCTCTATAGAGGAGGATGACTATGACACGTTGGCCGACATCGACTCGGACAAGAACATCGTCCGCACCAAG AAGTACCTGTGTGTGTCAGACCTCGCTCGCAAAGACAAGAGGGTTCTGAGTAAAAAGTACCAGATCTACTTCTG gAATATTGCCACCATAGGTGTGTTCTACGCCCTCCCTGTCATCCAACTGGTCATCACTTATCAAACG GTTGTCAACGTGACAGGAAATCAGGACATCTGCTACTACAACTTCCTGTGTGCACACCCCCTGGGGaatctgag TGCCTTCAACAACATACTGAGTAACCTTGGTTACGTGATGCTGGGCCTCCTCTTCCTGCTCATCGTGCTGCAGAGAGACATCATCCACAGCAGAGCGCTGGACCGCAACGACCTCAACGCACTG GAGTGTGGCATCCCTAAGCACTTTGGGTTGTTCTACGCCATGGGCACAGCTCTGATGATGGAGGGGCTGCTGAGTGCCTGCTACCACGTCTGCCCCAACTACACCAACTTCCAGTTCG aCACCTCCTTCATGTATATGATTGCTGGGCTGTGTGTGTTAAAGCTGTACCAGAAGAGACACCCAGATATCAATGCCAGCGCTTACACTGCCTACGCCTGTCTGGCTGCTGTCATCTTCTTCTCTGTGCTAGGAGTG GTGTTCGGGAAGGGCAACATGGTGTTCTGGATCGTCTTCTCTGTCCTCCACATCCTGGCCACCATGCTGCTCAGCACCCAGCTCTACTACATGGGTCGCTGGAGACTGG ATTCTGGCATCCTGCGCAGGATTGTGTATGTGATCTACACTGACTGTATCCGCCAGTGCAGTGGCCCCATGTATATT GACCGAATGGTTCTGCTGGTGATGGGAAACATAGTGAACTGGTCTCT GGCTGCCTATGGGCTACTAAAGACACCCAATGACTTTGCCTCTTACCTGCTGGCCATCGCCATCTGCAACTTGCTACTCTACTTTGCCTTCTACATCAtcatgaag ctCCGCAGCGGTGAGAGGATCCAGTGCATGGCCATGGTGTGTATCCTCTTCACGGCCGTGGTGTGGGGCTtcgctctcttcttcttcttccaggGCCTCAGTACCTGGCAG AAAACCCCCGCCGAGTCCCGGGAACACAACCGTGATTGCATCGTGCTCTCCTTCTTCGACGACCACGACATCTGGCACTTCCTGTCTTCCATTGCCATGTTTGGTTCCTTcctg GTTCTCCTCACCATGGACGATGACTTGGACAACGTCCAGAGAGACAAGATTTTCGTCTTCTGA
- the LOC106612636 gene encoding SID1 transmembrane family member 2 isoform X5: MVLRSCCKFGPVLVWFRLGYVVLLWLCVTHLRCARAETKTVVQKDAEFDVTYNDTVTSDNQTIYAFNHTVSRNKTEGVRVTVNILSEGAESSPILFVVRQKQAVLSFQVPLILRGLYQRKYPYAHVGRTLCQPPTRSLTETQYFFVDVSTLSSLGTHYQLRISRVDSFTLHTDKKFSFTASPSQPQYFKYVFPDGVDTVIVKVNSEMTFPCSVMSIQDIQCPVYDLDNNVAFIGMYQTMTKTAAITVQRKDFPSNSFYVVVVVKTEDEACGGPLRFYPLRPDELIDAGNRSKILDVVVSPAISSDVYVMGMLFCLGIFLSFYLLTFLVACVENKRMHRRREGLLNPADMSPAETGKPGVTPVSPYEYGSFVDNASTLSSEAITDSIASDANYGYMERSLESVAGRSRQESLSSIEEDDYDTLADIDSDKNIVRTKKYLCVSDLARKDKRVLSKKYQIYFWNIATIGVFYALPVIQLVITYQTVVNVTGNQDICYYNFLCAHPLGNLSAFNNILSNLGYVMLGLLFLLIVLQRDIIHSRALDRNDLNALECGIPKHFGLFYAMGTALMMEGLLSACYHVCPNYTNFQFDTSFMYMIAGLCVLKLYQKRHPDINASAYTAYACLAAVIFFSVLGVVFGKGNMVFWIVFSVLHILATMLLSTQLYYMGRWRLDSGILRRIVYVIYTDCIRQCSGPMYIDRMVLLVMGNIVNWSLAAYGLLKTPNDFASYLLAIAICNLLLYFAFYIIMKLRSGERIQCMAMVCILFTAVVWGFALFFFFQGLSTWQKTPAESREHNRDCIVLSFFDDHDIWHFLSSIAMFGSFLVLLTMDDDLDNVQRDKIFVF; the protein is encoded by the exons ACGGAGGGTGTCCGTGTGACTGTGAACATACTGTCGGAGGGGGCAGAGAGCAGTCCCATCCTGTTTGTGGTCAGACAGAAGCAGGCTGTGCTGTCCTTCCAGGTCCCCCTCATACTGCGTGGACT GTACCAGAGGAAGTACCCCTATGCCCATGTGGGCCGAACGCTGTGCCAGCCCCCCACCCGCTCCCTCACCGAGACCCAGTACTTCTTTGTGGACGTGTCCACCCTGTCCAGCTTGGGCACCCACTACCAGCTGAGGATCAGCCGCGTGGACAGCTTCACCCTGCA TACAGACAAGAAGTTCAGCTTCACTGCTTCACCATCCCAACCCCAG TACTTCAAATATGTGTTCCCTGATGGAGTGGACACGGTCATCGTAAAGGTCAACTCTGAGATGACCTTCCCGTGCTCTGTCATGTCCATCCAGGACATCCAG TGCCCAGTGTATGACTTGGATAACAACGTGGCCTTCATTGGAATGTATCAAACCATGACCAAGACAGCTGCCATCACTGTCCag AGGAAGGACTTCCCTAGTAACAGTTtctatgtggtggtggtggtgaagacGGAGGACGAGGCATGTGGGGGTCCCCTGCGCTTCTACCCCCTCCGCCCAGATGAGCTCATCGATGCCGGCAACCGCAGTAAAATTCTGGACGTGGTCGTCTCGCCCGCTATCAGCT cGGATGTATACGTGATGGGCATGCTATTCTGCCTGGGCATCTTCCTCTCCTTCTACCTGCTCACCTTCCTGGTGGCCTGTGTGGAGAACAAGAG GATgcacaggaggagggaggggcttCTGAACCCAGCAGACATGTCGCCCGCGGAGACAG GAAAGCCAGGTGTGACTCCAGTCTCCCCCTATGAATACGGCTCctttg TGGACAACGCCAGCACATTGAGCTCCGAGGCCATCACAGACAGCATAGCATCAGATGCCAACTACGGATACATGG agcgTTCGTTGGAGAGCGTAGCAGGTCGTAGTCGACAGGAGTCTCTGAGCTCTATAGAGGAGGATGACTATGACACGTTGGCCGACATCGACTCGGACAAGAACATCGTCCGCACCAAG AAGTACCTGTGTGTGTCAGACCTCGCTCGCAAAGACAAGAGGGTTCTGAGTAAAAAGTACCAGATCTACTTCTG gAATATTGCCACCATAGGTGTGTTCTACGCCCTCCCTGTCATCCAACTGGTCATCACTTATCAAACG GTTGTCAACGTGACAGGAAATCAGGACATCTGCTACTACAACTTCCTGTGTGCACACCCCCTGGGGaatctgag TGCCTTCAACAACATACTGAGTAACCTTGGTTACGTGATGCTGGGCCTCCTCTTCCTGCTCATCGTGCTGCAGAGAGACATCATCCACAGCAGAGCGCTGGACCGCAACGACCTCAACGCACTG GAGTGTGGCATCCCTAAGCACTTTGGGTTGTTCTACGCCATGGGCACAGCTCTGATGATGGAGGGGCTGCTGAGTGCCTGCTACCACGTCTGCCCCAACTACACCAACTTCCAGTTCG aCACCTCCTTCATGTATATGATTGCTGGGCTGTGTGTGTTAAAGCTGTACCAGAAGAGACACCCAGATATCAATGCCAGCGCTTACACTGCCTACGCCTGTCTGGCTGCTGTCATCTTCTTCTCTGTGCTAGGAGTG GTGTTCGGGAAGGGCAACATGGTGTTCTGGATCGTCTTCTCTGTCCTCCACATCCTGGCCACCATGCTGCTCAGCACCCAGCTCTACTACATGGGTCGCTGGAGACTGG ATTCTGGCATCCTGCGCAGGATTGTGTATGTGATCTACACTGACTGTATCCGCCAGTGCAGTGGCCCCATGTATATT GACCGAATGGTTCTGCTGGTGATGGGAAACATAGTGAACTGGTCTCT GGCTGCCTATGGGCTACTAAAGACACCCAATGACTTTGCCTCTTACCTGCTGGCCATCGCCATCTGCAACTTGCTACTCTACTTTGCCTTCTACATCAtcatgaag ctCCGCAGCGGTGAGAGGATCCAGTGCATGGCCATGGTGTGTATCCTCTTCACGGCCGTGGTGTGGGGCTtcgctctcttcttcttcttccaggGCCTCAGTACCTGGCAG AAAACCCCCGCCGAGTCCCGGGAACACAACCGTGATTGCATCGTGCTCTCCTTCTTCGACGACCACGACATCTGGCACTTCCTGTCTTCCATTGCCATGTTTGGTTCCTTcctg GTTCTCCTCACCATGGACGATGACTTGGACAACGTCCAGAGAGACAAGATTTTCGTCTTCTGA
- the LOC106612636 gene encoding SID1 transmembrane family member 2 isoform X6: MVLRSCCKFGPVLVWFRLGYVVLLWLCVTHLRCARAETKTVVQKDAEFDVTYNDTVTSDNQTIYAFNHTVSRNKTEGVRVTVNILSEGAESSPILFVVRQKQAVLSFQVPLILRGLYQRKYPYAHVGRTLCQPPTRSLTETQYFFVDVSTLSSLGTHYQLRISRVDSFTLHTDKKFSFTASPSQPQYFKYVFPDGVDTVIVKVNSEMTFPCSVMSIQDIQCPVYDLDNNVAFIGMYQTMTKTAAITVQRKDFPSNSFYVVVVVKTEDEACGGPLRFYPLRPDELIDAGNRSKILDVVVSPAISSDVYVMGMLFCLGIFLSFYLLTFLVACVENKRSVDRPTVVYRKPGVTPVSPYEYGSFVDNASTLSSEAITDSIASDANYGYMERSLESVAGRSRQESLSSIEEDDYDTLADIDSDKNIVRTKKYLCVSDLARKDKRVLSKKYQIYFWNIATIGVFYALPVIQLVITYQTVVNVTGNQDICYYNFLCAHPLGNLSAFNNILSNLGYVMLGLLFLLIVLQRDIIHSRALDRNDLNALECGIPKHFGLFYAMGTALMMEGLLSACYHVCPNYTNFQFDTSFMYMIAGLCVLKLYQKRHPDINASAYTAYACLAAVIFFSVLGVVFGKGNMVFWIVFSVLHILATMLLSTQLYYMGRWRLDSGILRRIVYVIYTDCIRQCSGPMYIDRMVLLVMGNIVNWSLAAYGLLKTPNDFASYLLAIAICNLLLYFAFYIIMKLRSGERIQCMAMVCILFTAVVWGFALFFFFQGLSTWQKTPAESREHNRDCIVLSFFDDHDIWHFLSSIAMFGSFLVLLTMDDDLDNVQRDKIFVF; this comes from the exons ACGGAGGGTGTCCGTGTGACTGTGAACATACTGTCGGAGGGGGCAGAGAGCAGTCCCATCCTGTTTGTGGTCAGACAGAAGCAGGCTGTGCTGTCCTTCCAGGTCCCCCTCATACTGCGTGGACT GTACCAGAGGAAGTACCCCTATGCCCATGTGGGCCGAACGCTGTGCCAGCCCCCCACCCGCTCCCTCACCGAGACCCAGTACTTCTTTGTGGACGTGTCCACCCTGTCCAGCTTGGGCACCCACTACCAGCTGAGGATCAGCCGCGTGGACAGCTTCACCCTGCA TACAGACAAGAAGTTCAGCTTCACTGCTTCACCATCCCAACCCCAG TACTTCAAATATGTGTTCCCTGATGGAGTGGACACGGTCATCGTAAAGGTCAACTCTGAGATGACCTTCCCGTGCTCTGTCATGTCCATCCAGGACATCCAG TGCCCAGTGTATGACTTGGATAACAACGTGGCCTTCATTGGAATGTATCAAACCATGACCAAGACAGCTGCCATCACTGTCCag AGGAAGGACTTCCCTAGTAACAGTTtctatgtggtggtggtggtgaagacGGAGGACGAGGCATGTGGGGGTCCCCTGCGCTTCTACCCCCTCCGCCCAGATGAGCTCATCGATGCCGGCAACCGCAGTAAAATTCTGGACGTGGTCGTCTCGCCCGCTATCAGCT cGGATGTATACGTGATGGGCATGCTATTCTGCCTGGGCATCTTCCTCTCCTTCTACCTGCTCACCTTCCTGGTGGCCTGTGTGGAGAACAAGAGGTCTGTCGATCGCCCTACTGTCGTATACA GAAAGCCAGGTGTGACTCCAGTCTCCCCCTATGAATACGGCTCctttg TGGACAACGCCAGCACATTGAGCTCCGAGGCCATCACAGACAGCATAGCATCAGATGCCAACTACGGATACATGG agcgTTCGTTGGAGAGCGTAGCAGGTCGTAGTCGACAGGAGTCTCTGAGCTCTATAGAGGAGGATGACTATGACACGTTGGCCGACATCGACTCGGACAAGAACATCGTCCGCACCAAG AAGTACCTGTGTGTGTCAGACCTCGCTCGCAAAGACAAGAGGGTTCTGAGTAAAAAGTACCAGATCTACTTCTG gAATATTGCCACCATAGGTGTGTTCTACGCCCTCCCTGTCATCCAACTGGTCATCACTTATCAAACG GTTGTCAACGTGACAGGAAATCAGGACATCTGCTACTACAACTTCCTGTGTGCACACCCCCTGGGGaatctgag TGCCTTCAACAACATACTGAGTAACCTTGGTTACGTGATGCTGGGCCTCCTCTTCCTGCTCATCGTGCTGCAGAGAGACATCATCCACAGCAGAGCGCTGGACCGCAACGACCTCAACGCACTG GAGTGTGGCATCCCTAAGCACTTTGGGTTGTTCTACGCCATGGGCACAGCTCTGATGATGGAGGGGCTGCTGAGTGCCTGCTACCACGTCTGCCCCAACTACACCAACTTCCAGTTCG aCACCTCCTTCATGTATATGATTGCTGGGCTGTGTGTGTTAAAGCTGTACCAGAAGAGACACCCAGATATCAATGCCAGCGCTTACACTGCCTACGCCTGTCTGGCTGCTGTCATCTTCTTCTCTGTGCTAGGAGTG GTGTTCGGGAAGGGCAACATGGTGTTCTGGATCGTCTTCTCTGTCCTCCACATCCTGGCCACCATGCTGCTCAGCACCCAGCTCTACTACATGGGTCGCTGGAGACTGG ATTCTGGCATCCTGCGCAGGATTGTGTATGTGATCTACACTGACTGTATCCGCCAGTGCAGTGGCCCCATGTATATT GACCGAATGGTTCTGCTGGTGATGGGAAACATAGTGAACTGGTCTCT GGCTGCCTATGGGCTACTAAAGACACCCAATGACTTTGCCTCTTACCTGCTGGCCATCGCCATCTGCAACTTGCTACTCTACTTTGCCTTCTACATCAtcatgaag ctCCGCAGCGGTGAGAGGATCCAGTGCATGGCCATGGTGTGTATCCTCTTCACGGCCGTGGTGTGGGGCTtcgctctcttcttcttcttccaggGCCTCAGTACCTGGCAG AAAACCCCCGCCGAGTCCCGGGAACACAACCGTGATTGCATCGTGCTCTCCTTCTTCGACGACCACGACATCTGGCACTTCCTGTCTTCCATTGCCATGTTTGGTTCCTTcctg GTTCTCCTCACCATGGACGATGACTTGGACAACGTCCAGAGAGACAAGATTTTCGTCTTCTGA